Below is a window of Nostoc sp. KVJ3 DNA.
GTCGTGATGCTTTATGGGGTGTCCATCCCGGACGAAGGAACGGATGGACAGCCCCACACTACTGAATTTCTCGATATGCTGGAAGCCTACCACAATCTCGCTCCCCAACATCAGCAGCAATTAGGACTACTGTCGATGTATCACCTGTCACCTATCTCCCCACAGCCAGGGGTAGAGATTCCTCGGAAATTACATCCAATTGTCTCAACTCACAAAGTAACTGGGCGCTATTGTTTATATTTGGGTTCAGACACTTCGATTCTCAAAGGGCTAGAAAACAAACCAGAAGCTGCTAAACAGTATTGGCAGGAATTGTTTCAGGAGATTCTGGACTGTACGCCAGTTTATGCCCATATTTGGCAAGCTGGAGATATTGTGTTTTGGGATAACTCCCAAGTTATGCATACAGGTATGCCCTACAATGCAAATAAATATAAGCGGATTGCTCTCCGTGTTGCTGTTATGTCCAATAGCTGAAG
It encodes the following:
- a CDS encoding TauD/TfdA dioxygenase family protein, whose product is MNKLLTVQQHSRLGQEVLRDCNLASITDQQVEELKQSLWEHGVIVVRKQKLTASQLKDFAIQTFGDSTLGRRPKPLDPEIAPDLQSPGVSILGNPKGLSGEVVGKVAWQWHHDKDHLPKTEGLDMNALYVVMLYGVSIPDEGTDGQPHTTEFLDMLEAYHNLAPQHQQQLGLLSMYHLSPISPQPGVEIPRKLHPIVSTHKVTGRYCLYLGSDTSILKGLENKPEAAKQYWQELFQEILDCTPVYAHIWQAGDIVFWDNSQVMHTGMPYNANKYKRIALRVAVMSNS